Within Vicia villosa cultivar HV-30 ecotype Madison, WI linkage group LG1, Vvil1.0, whole genome shotgun sequence, the genomic segment CTTACACAATCTCAATCACAGTAGCTTAAATGTATTCTCACACAAACTCATCAATCACACCTCATTCACATACCAATTACACACAACATCAATATCATGTGTATTTATCTCATTATGCAACTCATACTAAAAATGCAACTCCATGTAACTTTATGCATATGCATTTATATCAATATGGATTAATGTAACGGTCTATAGAGGGTGGATAGAccctttaaaaaaattctaaaattcgaTCGATTCTCCAAAATGGATTATCAGTGGTTTTTCAAAAATGCACGCGGAAGGTTtaaagaaaaaatgtgaagatTATACTTTTATTGGAATTTGATCACGTTAACACACAATCAATCACAAATACCAAAGATGGTTTAAGATGATACACAAAAGGTAATCAATTAATCCAGTTGTATATTCCACAAGGTGTGTTTATATAACGATTCAATATCAATGGATTCTAACCTCAACAGTTTCTCATAATTTAATCACCACTAAAACTCGATTAGGTATCAATTTTAACAAAACATAAACTTACGTGGAAATCCTGGCACTGCcacctcacgatcttctttacccccctcactagtagagtttttgcctttcgtggaaATCGAATCCTGTACCCTGTAccccataaaattattatgcacctagtttTAGTTCCTGTTATTAAACCgatttgtatttttgaatgattattttacagacatatTTAGAATGTTATAAAAAGTTCCCTCGAAAAAAAAACgaaatcaaaatttgatttctaagtcgagatttgtattacttttatcattatcttttgaaatttaaaaaattctataatttagtaaagaaatatttaatagtattctaaacacgtatgaaaaaaatattcaaaaatttaaaaatataaggataattaaacaattttaaaaatttaaaaaatagcataaactaaaactacgtgcataataattttgtggggaataaaacatatcatttttttaataaagactaaaaacaaaatttgataattttattatAGAAATCAAAAAGATACTTAaccttttataaattaaaaaaaaaaaaaaactaaatttgaaTATCAACACTAGGAgacttttttattttgatttgagcATTGGCTAAGGTTGTGGAAAAACCAGAGGTAACAAACCGAAGAGAAACAAGAAAGGTGCAATTTAAGAATGAGTAACAGTTTTTATTGTCAGGTGCAACCACCTTCCTATGTGACGGCGGCGCCGATTCTCCGTGCGGTGGAGACTTGTTCCACCATGGCGGAACTCAAACAACACCACTCTCTCATCCTCCGCCTTGGTCTCTCCACCGACAACCACGCCATGTCTCGCATTATCAACTTCTGCTCCAAACACCACCAATTCCACTACGCTCTCAAAGTCTTCAACACAGTTCCAAATCCAGATACCTTTCTCTACAACACCCTTTTCAAATCCCATTTCAATTCTCTTTCCCAAtcgcaaacacaaacacaaacacccTTCAATGTGTTTCTCTTCTATTCCCACATGCTCCATCAATCACTCACCCCTAACTCCTTCACATTCCCCACTCTCATAAGGTCTTGTTCCTTTTACAAGCAAGTCAAACAGCTTCATGCCCATGTTATTAAATTCAGATTTGGTTCTGATGTGTTTGCTCTTAACAACTTGATTCATGTTTACTTTAGTTTTGGTTCTTTGGTGGATGCTAGGAAGGTGTTTGATAAAATGCCTGAACGGAATATCGTGTCTTGGACTACTGTCATTTCTGGGTACTCTAACTGTGGGCAGGTGGACGAGGCTTTTCGTGTTTTTGAACTTATGTCTGATAAGAAATCAGCTTCTTGGAATGCTATGATTGCGTGTTTTGTACAGAAAAATCGTTTTAAGGAGGCGTTTGATTTGTTTAACAGGATGAGAGTGGAGAAGGTTGAGGTGGATAAGTTTGTGGCTGCTAGTATGGTTTCGGCGTGTACGGGGTTAGGAGCTTTGGAGCAGGGGAAGTGGATACATGGATATATTGAGAGGAGTGGGATTGAGATGGATTCCAAGCTTGCTACGACCATAATTGATATGTATTGTAAGTGTGGTTGTTTGGAGAAGGCGTTTCGAGTGTTTAATGGATTGCCTAGAAAAGGAGTTTCGTCTTGGAATTGTATGATCGGAGGGCTTGCGTTGCACGGGAAAGGAGAGGATGCAATCAGGCTTTTTGGGGAGATGGAAAGAGAAATGGTTGTTCCTGATGCCATTACTTTTGTTAATGTTCTAACTGCGTGTGCTCATTCTGGATTGGTTGAGGAAGGGCGTTATTACTTTCGTTACATGACAGAGGTTCATGGTGTTGAGCCGGCTAAGGAGCATTATGGTTGCATGGTTGATTTGCTTGCTAGGGCTGGAAGGCTAGATGAAGCAAAAGAGGTATTGGATGAGATGCCGATGAGTCCCGATGCTAGTGTATTGGGTGCACTTCTCGGAGCTTGTAAAATCCATGGGAAGTTTGAGTTAGGAGAGTCGGTAGGGAAGAGAGTGGTTGAACTAGAGCCCGGTAACAGTGGACGTTATGTAATGCTGGCTAATATATATGCTAGTAGTGGTAAATGGAAACACGTCGCTGGTGTGAGGAAATTGATGGATGATAGGGGAGTAAAGAAGGAACCGGGGTTTTCCATGATTGAAATGGAGGGCATTGTCAATGAATTTGTTGCTGGGGGACGGGATCACCCTCTAGCTAAAGAAATATATGCCAAAGTTAATGAGATGTTGGAATCAATCAAGTTGGTTGGTTATGTTCCTGACCCTGATGGTGTTTTGCATGATCTACTTGAGGAGGAAACAGAAAATCCATTATTCTACCATAGTGAAAAACTTGCAATTTGTTATGGTTTATTAAAGACTAAACGAGGAGAAACCCTTCGAATCACCAAGAATCTAAGGGTTTGTAAAGATTGTCACCAAGCATGTAAACTGATTTCGAAGGTTTATGACCGGAATATAATAGTAAGAGATAGGAACCGTTTCCACCATTTTAGTAATGGAGAATGTTCTTGTAAAGACTACTGGTGATTGATATTGCAATTAGTTACCAGATTCTTTTTGTATAAATCCTTTGGCAAAACGGTGCCCTCACCCTTCAGAAAATAGAACTCAAACAGGGAGAGTAAAATAATGTtatggaaaatgaaaaagaaatacaatAGAAAGAAAAAGGAGGCCAAAGGGTGTGTGTGAAAGAAAGTGGAGTATGAGAATATAATAAGAACTATTATACCAAAAGCAACCTGCTTATAACATTAACATATGTCTGTGTATCTAATCTTTAGTGTCCATATTTATGTAATGTATCTAAGCTTTAGTGTCCATATGTATGTATATACTTATGTAGAAGGGTATATAATAAGCTTAAAATGTATGTACAGAAACATGTACACATTATAGTGTAATGGTCGTTGGACGCCTTTTGTTAGCCTAAAATTACTTGATCGTTTCTGTGCTCCATAATCTACTATCTAGCTATTAATAGAAGATGCCACAATTCTACCCAAAATACCCTTCActcttttaaaatttacaaagcaAAAACGACATATGAGTATTTACATAAAGATCAATATAATTACACTCTCTATTCAATAAAATGTTGACACTTGGCAATACAAAACCACTTTctcatttcaaattatattttctctcttttttcaaattaaattaattatatcttTCACTCTCTCTATTAAACACTCTACACACtttataatttcattttaatttttttctccctcaattttctttttccttttttatttttctaaccataaataaattaataaattaaatcttttttaatagAACGAAGAGGAACACGTAAAAATTTACTCAAcctaaaacataattattttatgattattaaaaaattattcattattattaaaaatatatattttttttttcaaatgtcaaaatgtcTATTTACTAACGGACCaatatcaacaaaatatattttttattttaattaacaattatctttatttaagacacaaaattcttattttcaaatgtcaaaatattattttttttcacgggacattatcaacaaaataccttttttattttaattaactattgtctttatttgagacacaatttttatttttaaatgtcaaaatttttaattttattacgaGCACTATCAACatgatatctattttattttgattaacaattatatataaatacacaaatgaatgacaattatatatatgttaattTGCACTTTGCACTTATTCATTAACTTACTCATTGTAACTTTGCAATTGTCTATATTGTTATGGAACACAACAAATTAGATTCaagcaataaaatatatatataaatgttaatttgcACTTGATAAAGTGACACTAGACACAATCGGTTAGATCTAGATAAAAATCTATATACATAAATTGACccttttaatgataaaatattttaaatattaatatgtattCTAATCTTTTCATTCCGATATGATTGAAGAACCGACTGATTCTTACTCTCAACATAATTTGTTAATTAGTAGGTGTTAAATTATCACTCATTTGCACTTGTCTTTAATGTTGAAAATCTGAATTAAATACTTTATGAAGTGTTATGGAACACAACCAATTAGATTCAAGCAGTTAAACATACATAAACATAACTTTAAAGAGAAGGGATCATTTGACACCGGTGTCAAAGTATTAATTTTGACACCAAATCCTATCCGtctattattattaatctaaaggtTAAAATACATTCACTTATAACTAATACATGAATTTTTTAAGGAAATATATCAtaacctttgaattgttaagAATAAAGGGGTATAGGATTTGGTGTCAAAATTAATACTTTGACACCGGTGTCAAATGATCCCCTCCCAATCTTAAATTTATAGTCTAATTTTACACTACTAAATAATTTTTACCCGTGAGGACGCACGGGTATATTACTAGTTTGGTGAGAAAATGTTTTTCCACTTTGGAATACATCGGtacatattaataatttattaggcGTTTAAACTTCAAAAGCTAATATTTTAGTTTCTAACCAATGTTTTTTAGAGGGACTACATACACTCTAGAAAATGAACTCTTTGATAGAAAAATGTACTAAATTGAACTTTCAGCTGGATGTCGTCTATACTTGGCTGCCACTTCCTCCTTTCCTTGTTTTTTTAAGGATATGATAGACAAAATGCATAATAGAgtatattagttttatttttatgataaaagtattttgattttttttaaaatatctaaaattttgaagaaaacatGAGAAGAAATAGAAAGTCAGTCGTCGAAGTTGACGACATAAACTTCTTGTTTGTATGTTGATGATTCTTCAAAAGGAGAAGTTGCATCTAGAAAGACACTCTAATGCCAAAGTAAGGTATAGGTGTATGCAGATAACAAATAAGTGAATTGAGGATTGAATGATCATATTTGAGGTGAATTCCCATTTAATGTGATTGGTGACATATTTGAATCCAAAGACACACTCTGGTTCCGTTGAAGTATCAAGTTAAAGTCAAATTTGTTTTATCGTATTCTAAAGGACTTTGTGTTGTTCAACAATTATTGTGTTTCTAAATTAGGGGTTTCAAGATTTGTTTGTTTCTTAAAAAGAAAGCAATAAAATTACCGAAAGAACATGTAAATGAAATTGCTGAGATTAGACTCGTTAACTGTTTTCTAATGTATTCTTGTTCCGGACTGGACTGACATGCGTATTGAAAATAACCCAATAAGAATATGGACCCACGATAAAGGAGAACGTTAGATTTGATCAACAACCTTAAACAACATTAGATCAAGACCAAGAGATATACATACACGGAGAATAAAGTACCCTAGAGGAAATGATCATAGAAGCTCATAAACAAGTTAAGTGTTGCCCTAACGAAATATGTAGTCAAGGTGAGTGAATTACAAGCCCATAAAAACCTAAAACCGACCTATAAAAGCGGAGGCAAATGCCAAATCAAAGTACATACTTTTTAAACCTAAAATATGTTACACTAGAGACTCCAAACACAATAGAGGTAAATTGTGTGTGTTTGAAAAATAATATCCAATTAAAAATATCTGATAAatgaatagaaaataaatttgtaGACAGCGAAAATAAATGAATAGCTGAAATAAAAAGATATAAGGGATAAGAGAATTGCACCAAAGATTTATAGAGATTCAGCTTAATCACTTGCCTTACTCATCTCTCCAAgaatttcttcttgagagttgCCACTATAGGTGTGAGATTTTCATAGGTTATGCCCACAAACCTTTTTACAAATAGATTGGATTTTACACTGGTTATCCTTTAAACCAAATACAAGATTTTATACCATGCTAATCTAAGAACCAAGAGAGAGAGATTTTACTCCAGACGCAACTTACAaaccaaataatttttttgatggACAATCTCACAAACCAAATGTGAACTTTTACACCAAACGAAACTTACAAATCAAACAGAGGTTTTCATGAACAATGTCATGAACCAAATGAGAGCATTTACTGGCTAAGCTTTCAGACCAAACAATGACTTCCCATAAAGGATATTAAATGAGAGATAAAATCCTCTTGTGCAAATTACAATAATGTCCCATGCACATAATACACAAGAAATTCCTTACTGACCGTTTTCACTCTTAACGCAATAACGTTAGTGAAAGAAAGAAATGAGAAGGAAAGGAATAGAGAGTGATAAAGTATGTCAAAATACGTTTTCTAGTGTGTTTTGAAAGTAAGGACAACCATCTATTTATAGGTGAAAATCTGGCCCAAAAAGAAAAACTACCCATGGGCTTTTAAAGCTCATAATTGATTGTGTAGTGGGGTTAATCCATTATGTGCTTCACAAAAACAACAATCCTTTATCCCTAAAAAGGAAAAACTTACAACGACTAGAGTTTTAATGATTAGGAGTATTCTTAATCGATTAAGAAGCTTAATGTGTTGCTCTAATCAATTGGCTAAAGGCCTTAATTGATTATACGGTGTATATAAGCCTCCTAAATGTTTAGGAACATGCTTGATCAATATTACAAGCACCTTGATGGTTTCTCCAATAGATTTAAGGAGTTTTATCAAATAGAGAGGTTAATAACACTTTAGGTGAGCGTGTGCATTGCCTTAGTAATTTAATAATTACTCTAATATCTACTACAAGACTTTAATCATTCAGATATGAACCAAACAAATTTTCACATTTTCTCTCTTTTACAAACTTTAAAGCTTCATAATTCATTGCTTGATACATCAATGATTTGGCACTTTATCTGGTACTTGAGTGAAGATCATTAGGGATTCTATCGAAAAGAGTTTGACATCAGGTGTTGTCCTTAAGTGATTGGCTTTGGCATCTTGATCTCCCAAGCATAAGAACTTGATAATAACTTCAAATGAAGACTTCACCTTATAGTGTAGTCATCGGAGGATGAAGAAGTCAGAATCTACGTAGTTGTTAGGTTAGTTGTCTTTATGGAATGATGTAAGGTCACCTTTGAGCGATAAAAATATGCTTGCTCACACAATGGAGACTTAAAGATTGTTTTTTGTTCGCATTTAAGGGAGgagatatattattttttgaaaatgccTTCATTTTTTGTTAAGttagtgaaaaatgatatttgtttGATTAGCTATTTTAAGAAGGAAATGTTatcgttattttttttattaatgagaAAATAAGTTTAGATTgaaaaggattttttttttaatattgtaaataaaaaaaatattttagatgttttatgtttttattaagaaaattaactaaattaaattactataattaattaaattaatccttATCCCATTCTCTGGATATTTATGAAGACACAACCTATAGCGTGGAATATGCATATAGCCGAGCACTATCCCCTACCCGACAAACATGAAATTCAGCCGAGAACTGCATGTAGGCAAAAACCGAGTACTTAATCGGAGATCGAGTTATGAGTTGTTACTAGAGCATCTAGAGGTCGGAAGCCGGGATGACGGCCCATTGATGGAGTCGGTCATGCATAATGAATGAGAATGTTACAAGTATTTATGGGCAGTAATAAAACGTTACGAAGCTGATTAATGGTCATTAGACCATGAATATTGCTATAAAAAGAGGCTTCTAGCAGAGGGATAAGCAAAACACTTCTCTTAAAACAAAGTGCATCGCTCACTGCTTCCAAGTCCTCAAAACTCAATACAATAACATTCAGTTTCTCAGCTTTCCTTATCTTAGAGGACAAGGTTCACCATATTTAGTTTTTTACACAAGAACAAtcttaatttaaaaacaaaacctAATAAACCTTAAAAAGTTATTTActtaataactaaaaataaataaataaaacaagttaatataaataaacaaaattatgaaacaacactaataataataataaaaaaaaaattaaagactaaggatgtaaatatttttgttttcatAATCAGGGTGTGTGAATAGGAATTGGGCATGGTTTAATGGGCCCACTAACCCAG encodes:
- the LOC131602122 gene encoding pentatricopeptide repeat-containing protein At5g66520-like encodes the protein MSNSFYCQVQPPSYVTAAPILRAVETCSTMAELKQHHSLILRLGLSTDNHAMSRIINFCSKHHQFHYALKVFNTVPNPDTFLYNTLFKSHFNSLSQSQTQTQTPFNVFLFYSHMLHQSLTPNSFTFPTLIRSCSFYKQVKQLHAHVIKFRFGSDVFALNNLIHVYFSFGSLVDARKVFDKMPERNIVSWTTVISGYSNCGQVDEAFRVFELMSDKKSASWNAMIACFVQKNRFKEAFDLFNRMRVEKVEVDKFVAASMVSACTGLGALEQGKWIHGYIERSGIEMDSKLATTIIDMYCKCGCLEKAFRVFNGLPRKGVSSWNCMIGGLALHGKGEDAIRLFGEMEREMVVPDAITFVNVLTACAHSGLVEEGRYYFRYMTEVHGVEPAKEHYGCMVDLLARAGRLDEAKEVLDEMPMSPDASVLGALLGACKIHGKFELGESVGKRVVELEPGNSGRYVMLANIYASSGKWKHVAGVRKLMDDRGVKKEPGFSMIEMEGIVNEFVAGGRDHPLAKEIYAKVNEMLESIKLVGYVPDPDGVLHDLLEEETENPLFYHSEKLAICYGLLKTKRGETLRITKNLRVCKDCHQACKLISKVYDRNIIVRDRNRFHHFSNGECSCKDYW